In Streptosporangium album, the following are encoded in one genomic region:
- a CDS encoding adenosylcobinamide-GDP ribazoletransferase, with protein MSGTSPSGSPSTFADGVRLAIGTLSVFPVRPGTVDRGTARIAMTAAPLVGALLGAVGGAVLVVALWLGITPLPASVLAVAALALLTRGLHLDGLADLADGLGSGRPAGQALEVMKRSDIGPFGVVTLVLTLLVQVAALAEVTATGMGPVTLVTACAAGRLALTWACRAGVPSARPDGLGAMVSGTVRRGPALAVTALVLAGAAALAFLHSAGAFGPWSPGALPWSLPHGEYEISQEIGDLGAFDLGGTSPVDGLLLRWGNTSAAVWGPPVAVLAGLLAAWALRRRAVRRLGGITGDVLGALVETATATALVVCAMAVG; from the coding sequence GTGTCTGGAACGTCGCCTTCGGGGAGCCCGTCCACGTTCGCCGACGGGGTGCGCCTCGCGATCGGCACGCTGAGCGTGTTCCCGGTCCGTCCGGGGACGGTCGACCGCGGGACCGCGAGGATCGCGATGACGGCCGCCCCGCTCGTGGGAGCGCTGCTCGGGGCCGTCGGCGGAGCCGTGCTCGTGGTGGCGCTCTGGCTGGGGATCACACCGCTCCCGGCGTCGGTGCTGGCCGTGGCCGCACTGGCGCTGCTCACACGGGGACTGCACCTGGACGGGCTGGCCGACCTGGCCGACGGGCTGGGCAGCGGCAGGCCGGCCGGGCAGGCGCTGGAGGTCATGAAGAGGTCCGACATCGGCCCGTTCGGCGTCGTGACACTGGTCCTCACCCTGCTGGTCCAGGTGGCGGCGCTGGCGGAGGTCACCGCCACCGGGATGGGCCCGGTCACGCTGGTCACCGCCTGCGCGGCGGGGAGGCTGGCACTCACCTGGGCCTGCCGCGCGGGCGTCCCCTCCGCCCGTCCCGACGGGCTCGGTGCGATGGTCTCGGGCACCGTACGGCGAGGCCCCGCGCTGGCCGTGACGGCGCTCGTGCTCGCCGGGGCGGCCGCGCTGGCGTTCCTCCACTCCGCCGGAGCCTTCGGGCCGTGGTCCCCGGGGGCACTGCCGTGGTCCCTCCCGCACGGTGAATACGAGATCAGTCAGGAGATCGGCGACCTCGGTGCGTTCGACCTCGGCGGGACCTCCCCGGTGGACGGCCTGCTCCTGCGCTGGGGGAATACGTCCGCGGCGGTCTGGGGTCCGCCCGTCGCCGTCCTGGCCGGGCTGCTGGCCGCCTGGGCCCTGCGGCGCAGGGCCGTGCGGCGACTGGGCGGGATCACCGGGGACGTGCTCGGCGCGCTCGTCGAGACCGCCACGGCCACCGCGCTGGTGGTGTGCGCGATGGCCGTGGGCTGA
- a CDS encoding bifunctional adenosylcobinamide kinase/adenosylcobinamide-phosphate guanylyltransferase, with product MKVLISGTAAGAGWPAPDCGCASCARLAPGHRRPTEVVLIEPATALAGPVRLLPAGPLPPGHRASAGPDGLTLTVPGGGRILYVPSGRHGERDGRPSPSHAGGSPDPVGEEGGRPPYELVLMDVLDRPERLGDLRRRGVVGERTQVVAVDIDHRVPAETELARRAALWGVRAVPDGTVLDIGEPAPARPARARRTLLLGGSRSGKSAEAELRLAAEPEVLYVATGPAGDDDAEWDRRVRAHRERRPAHWGTAETTDLAGLLRTAEVPMLIDGLGTWITAVFDACDAWGGGGGEAVTARCDELVAAWRQTRVPVVAVSDEVGLGVVPATSSGRMFRDALGRLNQRLALESEDVALVVAGRVLPLPV from the coding sequence GTGAAGGTCCTGATCTCCGGCACGGCGGCCGGTGCCGGCTGGCCGGCGCCGGACTGCGGGTGCGCCTCCTGCGCGCGACTCGCCCCCGGTCACCGCCGCCCCACCGAAGTCGTCCTCATCGAGCCCGCGACCGCCCTCGCCGGCCCCGTACGGCTCCTGCCCGCCGGCCCCCTCCCACCCGGGCACCGGGCCTCGGCCGGCCCCGACGGGCTCACCCTCACCGTTCCCGGCGGGGGCCGGATCCTCTACGTGCCCTCGGGCCGCCACGGAGAGCGGGACGGGCGGCCGAGCCCGTCGCACGCGGGGGGCTCCCCGGACCCGGTGGGCGAGGAGGGCGGACGGCCCCCGTACGAGCTGGTGCTGATGGACGTGCTGGACCGGCCGGAGCGGCTGGGGGACCTGCGCCGCCGCGGCGTGGTCGGCGAGCGGACCCAGGTCGTGGCCGTGGACATCGATCACCGGGTGCCGGCGGAGACGGAGCTGGCGCGGCGGGCCGCGCTCTGGGGGGTGCGGGCCGTACCGGACGGGACGGTCCTCGACATCGGCGAGCCGGCGCCCGCCAGGCCCGCCCGAGCGCGGCGGACCCTGCTCCTGGGCGGGTCGCGCTCGGGCAAGTCGGCCGAGGCCGAGCTCCGGCTGGCGGCCGAACCCGAGGTCCTCTACGTCGCGACCGGACCTGCCGGCGACGACGACGCCGAGTGGGACCGCCGGGTCCGGGCGCACCGGGAGCGCCGGCCCGCCCACTGGGGCACGGCCGAGACCACCGACCTGGCCGGGCTGCTGCGGACCGCCGAGGTCCCGATGCTGATCGACGGGCTCGGCACCTGGATCACCGCGGTCTTCGACGCGTGCGACGCCTGGGGCGGGGGCGGAGGGGAAGCGGTCACGGCCCGGTGCGACGAGTTGGTCGCCGCCTGGCGGCAGACCCGCGTCCCGGTCGTGGCGGTCTCCGACGAGGTCGGGCTCGGCGTGGTGCCCGCCACCTCCAGCGGCCGGATGTTCCGCGACGCCCTCGGCCGCCTGAACCAGCGGCTGGCGCTCGAATCCGAGGACGTCGCGCTGGTGGTGGCGGGCCGTGTCCTCCCCCTGCCCGTCTGA
- a CDS encoding aldo/keto reductase family protein, whose amino-acid sequence MEFRHLGRSGLMVSEISYGNWITHGSQVEEDAAKECVRAALDEGITTFDTADVYAGTKAEEVLGRALKGVRRESLEIFTKVYWPTGAGPNDRGLSRKHITESIHGSLRRLQTDYVDLYQAHRFDVETPLEETLKTFDDLVRQGKVLYVGVSEWTADQIAQALKIADEMGFDRLVSNQPQYSMLWRVIESEVVPLSEKEGLSQVVWSPIAQGVLTGKYLPGQPPPAGSRATDPSGGNFISRMLNDDVLTRVQELKPIAGDLGLSMAQLAVAWVLQNPNVASAIIGATKPEQVRDNVKASGVKLDAEVLKKIDDVLGPVVERDPAKTVSPEKRP is encoded by the coding sequence ATGGAATTCCGTCACCTTGGCCGCAGTGGTCTCATGGTTAGCGAGATCAGCTACGGCAACTGGATCACTCATGGCTCCCAGGTCGAGGAGGACGCCGCCAAGGAGTGCGTGCGGGCCGCGCTCGACGAGGGGATCACCACCTTCGACACCGCTGACGTCTACGCGGGCACCAAGGCGGAGGAGGTGCTCGGGCGCGCGCTGAAGGGTGTCCGCCGCGAGTCCTTGGAGATCTTCACCAAGGTCTACTGGCCCACGGGTGCCGGCCCCAACGACCGCGGCCTGTCGCGCAAGCACATCACCGAGTCCATCCACGGCTCCCTGCGCCGCCTGCAGACCGACTACGTCGACCTCTACCAGGCCCACCGCTTCGACGTCGAGACGCCGTTGGAGGAGACCCTCAAGACCTTCGACGACCTCGTACGGCAGGGCAAGGTCCTCTACGTCGGCGTCAGCGAGTGGACCGCCGACCAGATCGCCCAGGCGTTGAAGATCGCCGACGAGATGGGCTTCGACCGCCTGGTCTCCAACCAGCCGCAGTACTCGATGCTGTGGCGGGTCATCGAGTCCGAGGTCGTGCCGCTCTCCGAGAAGGAGGGCCTCAGCCAGGTCGTCTGGTCCCCGATCGCCCAGGGCGTGCTCACCGGCAAGTATCTGCCGGGCCAGCCGCCGCCCGCGGGCTCCCGGGCCACCGACCCCAGCGGCGGCAACTTCATCTCCCGGATGCTGAACGACGACGTGCTGACCCGCGTCCAGGAACTGAAGCCGATCGCCGGCGACCTCGGGCTGAGCATGGCCCAGCTCGCGGTGGCGTGGGTGCTGCAGAACCCGAACGTGGCCTCCGCCATCATCGGGGCGACGAAGCCGGAGCAGGTCCGTGACAACGTCAAGGCCTCCGGGGTGAAGCTGGACGCCGAGGTGCTGAAGAAGATCGACGACGTCCTCGGCCCGGTCGTCGAGCGGGACCCGGCCAAGACCGTCAGCCCGGAGAAGCGCCCGTAG
- a CDS encoding SMI1/KNR4 family protein, giving the protein MLRLITSRWVRLAAVAAVAAAIVVVVLRLRRPPAVPGTARRVGAGPDARAASAGRNAPRAEAVPPWPPVPILGVPTADDLGRYAKRPYIPGFLSAEPSPRQPLDAATRRRLTRWGTVAAALCLLAFATQALEDATFSKETTAGVEAVGEARFEGEDSSATGPCGPERGVPTVPPGVYVSTLCDVRVNDLTDGERADDLFRAVTRARDPAATEDPYGSAPDADCHPAARAPRVRALSPRVVRAVGRQWARIERWLKANDPASYRTLGPPARARTIAVAESQMGLRFPDDLRASLLRHNGAAAERGSRPFGFLGTTGMNVREIRDTWRTLCGIDDTDEGGDPRVEWWDGRMIPFGSDGSGNHLVVDSVRRDVGDTDNEGQMSFTPGGVPVRSHYALLKATADAMETGGSVGYWRPVVTEGAFDWEVAE; this is encoded by the coding sequence GTGCTGCGCTTGATCACTTCTCGATGGGTACGGCTTGCGGCTGTGGCTGCCGTGGCGGCGGCGATCGTCGTGGTGGTCCTGCGCCTGCGCCGTCCCCCTGCCGTCCCCGGAACCGCCCGCCGCGTCGGGGCGGGACCGGATGCCCGCGCCGCCTCGGCCGGGCGGAACGCCCCCCGCGCCGAGGCCGTGCCTCCGTGGCCCCCCGTTCCGATCCTCGGCGTCCCCACCGCCGACGACCTCGGACGCTATGCCAAAAGGCCCTACATCCCCGGCTTCCTCAGTGCCGAGCCTTCCCCGCGACAGCCCCTGGACGCCGCCACCCGCCGCCGTCTGACCCGCTGGGGCACCGTCGCGGCCGCGCTGTGCCTGCTGGCCTTCGCCACCCAGGCCCTGGAGGACGCGACCTTCTCCAAGGAGACGACGGCGGGCGTGGAGGCCGTCGGGGAGGCCAGGTTCGAGGGAGAGGACTCTTCCGCGACCGGTCCGTGCGGCCCGGAAAGGGGGGTGCCCACGGTGCCACCGGGCGTCTACGTCAGCACGCTCTGTGACGTGAGGGTCAACGACCTGACGGATGGGGAACGCGCGGACGACCTGTTCCGCGCCGTCACCCGGGCGCGGGACCCCGCCGCCACGGAGGATCCGTACGGATCGGCTCCCGACGCCGACTGCCACCCCGCGGCGCGGGCACCGCGGGTGCGGGCGCTCAGCCCGAGGGTGGTCCGGGCGGTCGGCAGGCAGTGGGCGCGGATCGAGAGGTGGCTGAAGGCCAACGACCCCGCGAGCTACCGCACGCTCGGACCACCCGCCCGGGCCCGGACGATCGCGGTCGCGGAGTCGCAGATGGGCCTGCGCTTCCCCGACGACCTGCGCGCCTCGCTGCTGCGGCACAACGGGGCCGCGGCGGAGCGCGGGAGCCGGCCGTTCGGCTTCCTGGGCACCACGGGGATGAACGTCCGGGAGATCCGCGACACCTGGCGGACGCTGTGCGGGATCGACGACACCGACGAGGGTGGCGACCCGCGTGTGGAGTGGTGGGACGGCCGCATGATCCCCTTCGGTTCCGACGGGAGCGGCAACCACCTCGTGGTCGACTCGGTCAGGCGCGATGTGGGGGACACCGACAACGAGGGCCAGATGAGTTTCACGCCGGGCGGCGTCCCGGTCCGCTCGCACTACGCGCTGCTCAAGGCGACCGCCGACGCGATGGAGACCGGCGGATCCGTCGGCTACTGGAGACCCGTGGTGACCGAGGGCGCGTTCGACTGGGAGGTCGCGGAGTGA
- a CDS encoding DUF3043 domain-containing protein yields MFRRTQTTADDSPASANDPKPAGKGRPTPKRRDAEGRRRQPVNAPQNRKEAYKQLRERQANDRVKAREGMMRGDERYFPARDQGPARKFARDWVDSRRIVSQYFLPFSLLILLLTWVPFPAEIRGYINVAVITIGWPIMMVGVLLTSVWVSWKVKKLVAEKFPNESTRGVGFYAAMRALQIRKLRFPPPALLPGGKPVPPKN; encoded by the coding sequence GTGTTCCGACGTACCCAGACCACTGCGGACGACTCCCCCGCCTCCGCTAACGATCCTAAGCCTGCGGGCAAGGGGCGTCCCACACCCAAGCGCCGGGACGCCGAAGGCCGTCGCCGCCAGCCGGTGAACGCCCCCCAGAACCGCAAAGAGGCCTACAAGCAGCTCCGCGAGCGCCAGGCCAACGACCGCGTCAAGGCGCGGGAGGGCATGATGCGCGGCGACGAGCGCTACTTCCCGGCACGCGACCAGGGCCCGGCCCGCAAGTTCGCCCGTGACTGGGTCGACTCCCGCCGGATCGTCAGCCAGTATTTCCTGCCCTTCTCGCTGCTGATCCTGCTTCTCACCTGGGTCCCCTTCCCCGCCGAGATCCGCGGTTACATCAACGTCGCCGTCATCACGATCGGCTGGCCGATCATGATGGTGGGCGTGCTGCTCACCTCGGTCTGGGTGTCGTGGAAGGTCAAGAAGCTGGTGGCCGAGAAGTTCCCCAACGAGAGCACCAGGGGGGTCGGCTTCTACGCCGCCATGCGCGCGCTGCAGATCCGCAAGCTGCGCTTCCCGCCCCCCGCCCTCCTGCCCGGCGGCAAACCCGTCCCGCCGAAGAATTAG
- a CDS encoding PspA/IM30 family protein, translating into MSVMKRLSLIFRSKANNALDKMEDPRETLDYSYQRQLELLQKVRRGVADVATSRKRVELQINQIEAQSRKLEEQGRKALGVGREDLAREALTRRSSLQTQIADLRVQHDNLQGEEEKLTTASHRLQAKVDSFRTRKETIKATYTAAEAQTRINEAFSGISEEMGDVGLAIQRAEDKTASMQARAGAIDELLASGALDDFSGQRGDDIQAELDRMGGGHDVELEIARMKAELGQGSAPKSAIESGAPQPQQQPQQSPQTQQYRQPGEGL; encoded by the coding sequence ATGAGCGTGATGAAGAGACTTTCGCTGATTTTCCGGTCCAAGGCGAACAACGCGTTGGACAAGATGGAAGATCCTCGCGAAACCCTGGACTACTCATATCAGCGCCAGCTTGAGCTGTTGCAGAAGGTGCGCCGGGGGGTGGCCGACGTCGCCACCTCGCGCAAGCGGGTGGAGTTGCAGATCAACCAGATCGAGGCCCAGTCACGCAAGCTTGAGGAGCAGGGGCGCAAGGCGCTCGGCGTCGGCCGCGAGGACCTCGCCCGCGAGGCGCTGACCCGCCGGTCGAGCCTGCAGACCCAGATCGCCGACCTCCGCGTGCAGCACGACAACCTGCAGGGCGAGGAGGAGAAGCTCACCACCGCCTCGCACCGGCTGCAGGCCAAGGTCGACTCCTTCCGTACGCGCAAGGAGACGATCAAGGCGACCTACACCGCGGCCGAGGCGCAGACGCGGATCAACGAGGCCTTCTCCGGCATCTCCGAGGAGATGGGCGACGTCGGTCTGGCGATCCAGCGGGCCGAGGACAAGACGGCCTCGATGCAGGCCCGTGCGGGTGCCATCGACGAGCTGCTGGCCAGCGGGGCGCTCGACGACTTCAGCGGACAGCGCGGCGACGACATCCAGGCCGAGCTGGACCGCATGGGCGGCGGCCATGACGTGGAGCTGGAGATCGCCCGGATGAAGGCCGAGCTCGGTCAGGGCTCCGCGCCCAAGAGCGCGATCGAGTCCGGGGCCCCCCAGCCGCAGCAGCAGCCGCAGCAGTCCCCCCAGACGCAGCAGTACCGTCAGCCGGGGGAGGGACTGTGA
- the pspAA gene encoding PspA-associated protein PspAA: MIVRIMGEGQTEIAPSDLDVLNALDGELEAAIEAGDEETFRSRLHDLLDKVRHVGRALPDDSLEPSELILPPADASMEEVREMLGDEGLIPG; this comes from the coding sequence GTGATCGTTCGCATCATGGGTGAGGGGCAGACCGAGATCGCTCCGAGTGACCTCGACGTCCTCAACGCCCTGGACGGTGAGCTGGAGGCGGCCATCGAGGCCGGCGACGAGGAGACGTTCAGATCTCGCCTGCACGACCTGCTGGACAAGGTGCGTCATGTGGGGAGGGCGCTTCCGGACGACAGCCTGGAGCCTTCCGAGCTGATTTTGCCTCCGGCTGACGCTTCCATGGAAGAAGTGCGGGAGATGCTCGGCGATGAGGGGCTGATTCCCGGATAG
- the htpX gene encoding zinc metalloprotease HtpX: MAQTRFAPDRGLTSRMVATMFLLGLLYVIFVGVLVALGVQTLLVLLIAGGTLLVQYFMSDRIALFAMHGHEVTPEQAPELHGMIDRLSAMADMPKPRVAIADSDIPNAFATGRNQKNSVVCVTTGLLRRLDRAELEGVLAHEMSHVAHRDVAVMTIASFLGIAAGLMTRFALYTGLGRGRDDRGGLPIGLIIMLVSGLVYAVSFLLTRALSRYRELAADRAGALLTQRPSVLASALVKISGEMARIPTRDLREAEPFNAFFFVPALSGGTSLAALFATHPPLNRRLEQLARISAQLGQGV, encoded by the coding sequence ATGGCACAGACCCGGTTTGCCCCGGACCGGGGCTTGACCAGCCGCATGGTTGCGACCATGTTCCTGCTCGGACTTCTGTATGTGATCTTCGTGGGAGTGCTGGTCGCCCTGGGGGTCCAGACCCTCCTGGTGCTGCTCATCGCCGGAGGCACCCTGCTGGTCCAGTACTTCATGTCCGACCGCATCGCGCTGTTCGCGATGCACGGGCATGAGGTCACTCCGGAGCAGGCACCCGAGTTGCACGGCATGATCGACCGGCTCAGCGCCATGGCCGACATGCCCAAGCCGAGGGTGGCGATCGCCGATTCGGACATCCCGAATGCGTTCGCCACCGGCCGCAACCAGAAGAACTCCGTGGTGTGCGTGACCACCGGCCTGCTGCGCCGCCTTGATCGGGCCGAGCTCGAGGGCGTGCTCGCCCACGAGATGTCCCATGTCGCCCACCGCGACGTCGCCGTGATGACCATCGCCTCGTTCCTCGGCATCGCCGCCGGCCTCATGACGAGGTTCGCGCTCTACACCGGTCTGGGGCGTGGCCGCGACGACAGGGGCGGCCTGCCGATCGGCCTGATCATCATGCTGGTCTCGGGTCTGGTGTACGCAGTCAGCTTCCTGCTCACCCGCGCCCTGTCCCGCTACCGTGAGCTGGCCGCCGACCGCGCCGGGGCGCTCCTCACCCAGCGCCCCTCGGTTCTGGCGAGTGCGCTGGTCAAGATCAGCGGTGAGATGGCCCGCATCCCGACCAGGGACCTGCGTGAGGCCGAGCCGTTCAACGCCTTCTTCTTCGTCCCGGCGCTGTCCGGGGGCACCAGCCTGGCCGCGCTGTTCGCGACCCACCCGCCGTTGAACCGGCGCCTGGAGCAGCTCGCCAGGATATCCGCCCAGCTCGGACAGGGAGTGTAA
- the pspAB gene encoding PspA-associated protein PspAB, producing the protein MKWWDALLGRTDPVQPDLDALFALPSAAVTLQAATGLVPAGTGAVCFRAAEGGAFAELERDVTQLLAAGGGPPVEESKDTYGYSWLLVRRPPDQLSELVTDLHAVNSSLEAAGFGPSLLCSLVSFTDSSARNVALVYLYKRGTFYPFAPLSGQHRDNALELQMRGAVEGELPLEPDLGRWFPLWGAPGL; encoded by the coding sequence GTGAAGTGGTGGGACGCGTTGCTGGGCCGTACCGACCCTGTCCAACCGGACCTGGACGCGCTGTTCGCGCTGCCGTCGGCGGCGGTGACCCTGCAGGCCGCGACCGGGCTGGTGCCGGCCGGGACGGGGGCGGTCTGCTTCCGAGCAGCCGAGGGCGGTGCCTTCGCCGAATTGGAGCGCGACGTCACCCAGTTGCTCGCCGCCGGGGGCGGCCCGCCGGTGGAGGAGTCCAAGGACACCTACGGTTACAGCTGGCTGCTGGTGCGCCGCCCGCCCGATCAGCTCAGCGAGCTGGTCACCGACCTGCACGCGGTCAACTCCTCCCTGGAGGCGGCGGGCTTCGGCCCGTCCCTGCTCTGCTCGCTGGTCTCGTTCACCGACAGCTCCGCCCGCAACGTCGCCCTGGTCTACCTCTACAAACGAGGCACCTTCTACCCGTTCGCGCCGCTGTCCGGACAGCACCGGGACAACGCGCTGGAGCTTCAGATGCGCGGCGCGGTCGAGGGCGAGCTGCCGCTCGAACCCGATCTCGGCCGATGGTTTCCCCTGTGGGGCGCTCCAGGGCTCTGA
- a CDS encoding alpha/beta fold hydrolase — translation MRAGRRLTRVAACAFAVAALGYSAWVPVQFLNTRIGGPGAYVSELAAADQPWSWLVRAADVLSGIACLVAVALAPDERPCRWATAGWLGLALLGVMTVLDSGAFPLDCAVLSDPSCAAAEAAGRVSAAHRIHTVTSALASAGAVLSLVALPVSALRRRRWPLIGYGGAVLAVLMAAATVWTLAAVASGAPVGVAQRFQVAVIGLWLLLVAVALWRDRTAAPPPKSHILLEGAGTPPVLICAGMAAAWFHWDRVAADLGRDHAVIRFDRPGLGLSSGHRRPPTLRQEAERIGALADVPLVVAHSAAGRHAEAFARLHPGRVAGLVLVDPSCDSVVRPRGAARAAAVRAVQRALPALGGTFGATVLASLTLPFAHRLLMGAHDRARSVYGRGRVLAATVAEWLAYRDMAVELRGLRATCPFPDVPVVILSAGPEDPCHRDLAALLNAKLISLPDTGHEVELERPEAIAGAVRAISRFHDT, via the coding sequence ATGCGCGCCGGGCGGAGGCTGACCAGGGTCGCGGCCTGCGCGTTCGCCGTCGCGGCCCTGGGGTACAGCGCGTGGGTGCCGGTGCAGTTCCTCAACACGAGGATCGGCGGGCCGGGCGCGTACGTCAGCGAGCTGGCCGCGGCCGACCAGCCGTGGTCGTGGCTGGTACGGGCCGCCGACGTGCTCTCCGGGATCGCGTGCCTGGTCGCGGTGGCGCTGGCGCCCGACGAGCGTCCCTGCCGGTGGGCGACGGCGGGCTGGCTCGGTCTCGCGCTGCTGGGGGTGATGACGGTCCTGGACAGCGGGGCCTTCCCGCTGGACTGCGCCGTGCTGAGCGACCCCTCCTGCGCCGCGGCCGAGGCGGCGGGACGGGTCTCGGCCGCCCACCGGATCCACACGGTGACCAGTGCCCTGGCGTCCGCGGGAGCCGTGCTCAGCCTCGTGGCGCTGCCGGTGAGCGCGCTGCGGCGGCGCAGGTGGCCGCTCATCGGGTACGGCGGGGCGGTGCTGGCCGTGCTCATGGCCGCCGCCACGGTCTGGACCCTGGCAGCCGTCGCGTCCGGTGCCCCGGTGGGGGTCGCGCAGCGGTTCCAGGTCGCCGTCATCGGGCTCTGGCTGCTGCTGGTGGCGGTCGCCCTCTGGCGGGACCGGACGGCGGCGCCCCCGCCGAAGTCGCACATCCTGCTGGAGGGGGCCGGCACGCCGCCGGTGCTGATCTGCGCCGGAATGGCGGCGGCATGGTTCCACTGGGACCGGGTCGCCGCCGACCTGGGCCGCGACCATGCGGTGATCCGGTTCGACCGGCCAGGTCTGGGGCTCAGCTCCGGCCACCGCCGTCCGCCCACGTTGCGCCAGGAGGCGGAGCGGATCGGCGCGCTGGCCGACGTCCCCCTGGTGGTGGCCCACTCGGCGGCGGGCCGGCACGCGGAGGCGTTCGCCCGGCTCCATCCCGGGCGGGTGGCGGGGCTGGTGCTGGTCGACCCCAGCTGTGACTCCGTGGTGCGGCCCCGGGGCGCCGCGCGCGCGGCCGCCGTACGCGCCGTGCAGCGTGCGCTGCCCGCCCTCGGCGGCACGTTCGGCGCGACCGTCCTCGCCTCTCTCACGCTGCCTTTCGCGCACCGCCTTCTCATGGGGGCGCACGACCGCGCCCGGAGCGTGTACGGCAGGGGCCGTGTCCTGGCCGCCACGGTGGCCGAGTGGCTCGCCTACCGGGACATGGCCGTCGAGCTACGCGGGTTGCGTGCGACCTGTCCTTTCCCCGACGTCCCCGTCGTCATCCTCAGCGCGGGCCCCGAGGACCCCTGCCACCGTGACCTCGCCGCGCTGCTGAACGCCAAGCTGATCTCCCTTCCGGACACCGGGCACGAGGTCGAGCTGGAACGGCCGGAGGCGATCGCCGGAGCGGTACGGGCGATCAGTAGATTTCACGATACGTAG